A section of the Deltaproteobacteria bacterium genome encodes:
- a CDS encoding FAD-binding oxidoreductase — protein sequence MTLGPEQDEVEKVDVNRASAREQAFQVFLKEMTSALGSEAVECGIDTVKREVGNTLGAVRTVPAILYPTNRAQIEVIVKNAARFGVKLYPISRGRNTGYGDRSPVRHHQTVVSLERMDRIIDFDNDTGQVTVEPGVTQLQLCNFLEAQGGTWIADVTGGPPDASIVGNTLDGGFGHTPLGNHREQILELEVVLGNGEFLRTGRFPDLGPNLAPLFVQSSFGIVTAMRLPLLRKPVCVSTYTLQFKSDDTFFLAIPRIRDLCQRGVISSPLHVANATRVFMSTNDFPTDFSASVVMSDLDCVERMRFPFFSASQWTGIGGLYGTAKQNNQSVRFIKQEMRGLGRVQVFSDSKLKWLRRAVSVLFWIAPDKRSHMLKGLESLRAISGLCQGTPSAKPSSHIRWKTAPESEAGLIWISPVIAAGTNAAAELMQILRPVFNEFQFELPITMTFIDRAHLICIVSLSFSRDNIADRTRAHRAFRAAEKALRKASVRSYRKGIVFQKFGIPQERMRTLRHLKNTFDPHHIISPGRYGI from the coding sequence ATGACCTTGGGGCCAGAGCAAGACGAAGTCGAAAAGGTTGACGTCAATCGGGCCAGTGCTCGCGAGCAGGCGTTTCAGGTGTTTCTGAAAGAGATGACTTCCGCTCTTGGAAGTGAGGCTGTCGAATGTGGCATCGACACAGTGAAGAGAGAGGTCGGCAATACCTTGGGTGCAGTGAGAACCGTGCCTGCTATTTTGTATCCAACGAATCGGGCGCAGATCGAAGTCATCGTGAAAAATGCCGCTCGCTTCGGGGTTAAGCTCTATCCGATTAGTCGCGGGCGGAACACTGGCTATGGCGACCGGAGTCCAGTCAGGCATCATCAAACTGTTGTTAGCCTCGAACGCATGGACCGCATAATTGATTTTGATAATGACACCGGCCAAGTGACAGTCGAGCCGGGAGTGACCCAATTGCAGCTCTGCAATTTTTTAGAGGCGCAGGGAGGCACTTGGATCGCGGATGTCACTGGCGGTCCACCTGATGCCAGTATTGTTGGTAACACCCTTGACGGGGGTTTTGGGCACACTCCTCTTGGTAATCATCGTGAACAGATTTTGGAACTTGAAGTCGTTTTGGGAAATGGCGAGTTTCTTCGGACGGGCAGATTTCCTGACCTCGGTCCAAACCTAGCACCACTTTTTGTTCAATCGAGTTTTGGTATCGTTACAGCGATGCGCCTTCCACTTTTGCGAAAGCCAGTTTGCGTCTCGACTTACACCCTGCAGTTTAAAAGTGATGACACATTTTTTTTGGCGATACCGAGAATTCGGGATCTTTGCCAGCGTGGGGTTATTTCGAGCCCCTTGCATGTTGCCAATGCCACACGAGTTTTTATGTCGACCAACGATTTTCCAACAGACTTTTCGGCTTCGGTAGTCATGTCGGACTTGGATTGCGTAGAGCGAATGAGATTTCCTTTTTTTTCTGCTTCGCAATGGACGGGGATTGGAGGGCTCTACGGAACCGCAAAGCAAAACAATCAGTCGGTGCGTTTCATCAAGCAGGAAATGCGAGGACTTGGCCGTGTGCAGGTGTTTTCGGATTCGAAACTAAAATGGTTGCGGCGGGCGGTCTCGGTTCTTTTCTGGATCGCACCAGACAAACGCAGTCATATGCTGAAGGGTCTAGAGTCCCTACGTGCAATCAGCGGCCTTTGCCAAGGGACTCCATCAGCAAAGCCAAGTTCTCATATTCGTTGGAAGACCGCTCCTGAATCGGAAGCAGGTTTGATTTGGATCAGTCCGGTGATAGCTGCAGGTACCAATGCAGCCGCAGAACTTATGCAAATCTTACGGCCTGTGTTCAATGAGTTCCAATTTGAACTGCCGATTACCATGACCTTCATCGATCGCGCGCACCTTATATGCATCGTGAGTCTTTCTTTTTCACGGGACAATATTGCAGATCGGACGCGAGCGCATCGAGCATTTCGCGCGGCGGAAAAGGCACTGCGAAAGGCCTCGGTCCGAAGCTATCGAAAAGGAATTGTCTTTCAAAAGTTTGGAATTCCCCAAGAACGAATGAGAACTCTTCGGCATCTTAAGAATACATTTGATCCCCATCACATCATTTCACCTGGTAGGTATGGCATATGA
- a CDS encoding RNA-binding protein has product MTKVFTKQHDTVGPKDGEKPQMVFIGALPFRANEEFIRGLVERFQIAGPIQLHADWNSPSFEPYALVPLQDADSAIRELDGLKIGAIHLRVHKKPFSEVTHG; this is encoded by the coding sequence ATGACAAAAGTGTTTACAAAACAGCATGATACCGTTGGTCCAAAAGACGGTGAAAAGCCGCAGATGGTTTTCATTGGCGCACTGCCATTTCGGGCCAATGAAGAGTTTATTCGCGGTCTCGTTGAACGCTTCCAAATTGCCGGACCAATTCAGCTTCATGCCGACTGGAATTCGCCAAGCTTCGAACCGTATGCACTGGTACCGCTGCAGGATGCGGATAGCGCGATACGCGAGTTAGATGGCTTAAAGATCGGCGCCATTCATCTGCGCGTCCACAAAAAGCCTTTTTCGGAGGTGACTCATGGCTAA
- a CDS encoding PilZ domain-containing protein, whose protein sequence is MKISRSRIRNMLIKNLPSWVKPVIYRRMINFDPKGLGGLTCTIATSKEDLSAAFRLLHENYVQAGFMNPHPSGMRLTKYHTLPSTTTIVAKVDDEVVGTVSLVRNGLFGSPVEEIFDLSEYRQNGERVCEVSSLAVARKYSGQRGKILFPLLNYLYQYSEKCFRVDYLAIAVNPMWWDFYEHILLFKRLRKDMVGSYSFVNGAPAVGGILDLRTARENYKRVYGKQKLTRNLFEILGNLRIPGSKFPERKTGTISDPVMTPELLQYFFRNQSDVFENLSDQERIALLGMYRSPTFHAVLPMPSDAFVAPRPRKGGNRHDVELLCSVVSRSGKSFSGVLMNISASGALFKCDRGLRVDEILGVRVASPGNHLFELSSRVVWSTDNGLVGLEFLDQDFLWSKFVKTLEDRLLDPALQEQDILRKSA, encoded by the coding sequence ATGAAAATAAGTCGTTCGCGAATCAGAAATATGTTGATCAAGAATCTACCGTCTTGGGTTAAGCCAGTAATCTATCGTCGAATGATCAACTTTGATCCAAAGGGCCTAGGGGGACTTACCTGTACGATTGCGACTTCAAAAGAAGATCTATCGGCTGCCTTTCGCCTGCTGCACGAGAATTACGTTCAGGCAGGATTCATGAATCCTCACCCCTCGGGGATGCGTTTGACAAAATATCACACGCTTCCTAGCACGACGACGATCGTGGCAAAAGTTGATGATGAAGTCGTTGGGACCGTTTCTCTGGTTCGAAATGGCTTATTCGGTAGCCCAGTTGAGGAAATTTTTGATCTTTCAGAATACCGACAGAATGGCGAGCGAGTCTGTGAGGTTTCAAGTTTGGCGGTGGCCAGAAAGTATTCGGGGCAACGCGGAAAAATCCTTTTCCCCCTACTTAACTACCTATATCAATATTCTGAAAAATGCTTTCGCGTCGATTACCTTGCGATCGCCGTGAATCCGATGTGGTGGGACTTTTACGAGCATATTCTCTTGTTCAAGCGTCTTCGGAAGGATATGGTCGGTAGCTATTCCTTCGTCAATGGCGCACCGGCGGTCGGCGGCATTCTCGACCTCCGCACGGCGCGCGAAAACTACAAGCGAGTTTACGGCAAACAGAAACTAACCCGAAACCTCTTCGAGATACTCGGCAATTTGCGCATTCCTGGCTCGAAATTTCCAGAACGAAAAACGGGGACAATTTCAGATCCGGTTATGACGCCTGAGCTTCTTCAATATTTCTTTCGCAATCAATCCGATGTCTTTGAGAATCTTTCTGACCAAGAGCGAATCGCGCTGCTTGGGATGTACCGCAGTCCGACATTTCACGCTGTGCTGCCGATGCCGTCCGACGCCTTTGTCGCTCCCCGGCCCCGCAAAGGTGGAAATCGGCACGACGTCGAATTACTTTGTAGTGTCGTTAGTCGATCGGGCAAGAGCTTTTCCGGTGTCCTTATGAATATAAGCGCCAGCGGCGCGCTCTTCAAGTGTGATCGAGGCTTAAGAGTTGACGAGATCCTTGGCGTCCGCGTCGCCTCTCCTGGCAATCACCTGTTTGAATTGAGTTCACGGGTCGTTTGGTCGACAGACAATGGGCTCGTGGGTTTAGAGTTCTTAGACCAGGATTTCTTATGGAGCAAATTCGTCAAAACGCTTGAGGACCGACTTTTGGATCCTGCGCTTCAAGAACAAGACATCCTTCGTAAGTCCGCC